A single genomic interval of Nycticebus coucang isolate mNycCou1 chromosome 21, mNycCou1.pri, whole genome shotgun sequence harbors:
- the DEFB125 gene encoding beta-defensin 125: protein MTPMMLAFIICGLLVQLDEAIFGPQKCWKNNLGHCRVRCFDTERYILLCRNKMSCCIHIELLFDVTRQPPLPIKADKEDRFDYSYLEFYTGAAEPGLNDMVTYDPHETTKNSVDETVSSPTIFSDMGIVHVN, encoded by the exons ATGACTCCAATGATGTTGGCCTTCATTATCTGTGGGTTACTAGTCCAACTGGATGAAG CTATCTTTGGACCCCAGAAGTGCTGGAAGAATAATTTAGGACACTGCAGAGTACGATGTTTTGATACTGAAAGGTACATACTTCTTTGTAGGAACAAGATGTCATGCTGCATCCACATAGAACTATTATTTGATGTCACTCGACAGCCACCGCTTCCTATCAAAGCTGACAAGGAGGACAGATTTGATTATAGCTATTTGGAATTTTATACTGGTGCTGCAGAACCTGGATTGAATGATATGGTGACATATGATCCACATGAGACCACAAAAAATAGTGTAGATGAAACCGTTTCTTCACCCACCATTTTCTCTGACATGGGCATTGTTCATGTTAATTAA